The following proteins come from a genomic window of Sphingobium cloacae:
- a CDS encoding lipopolysaccharide biosynthesis protein, translated as MPHFSDADAQDKHFGTRIRRAIVWRSGSQIASQIVSWASTLIVIRLLEPADYGLFAMTAVFMNFMSFMNGYGLVSALVQSPTLDNQRLRQAFGLMLVLNAGLAVAQFALAGYAADYYGQPMVANLLRVQALIYLATPFIALPEVLIGRSLDFKRSAFVNILTAMISAITALAGALSGWGIWTLVVAPLVGFWVKGVGNMVATRFFVIPSFDFRGTGSMIAFGASLLGSQLLIMVQSQTDILIGGRLLSAHDLGLYAEALFLTQIFVARFIPPLNDVAFPAYARMQADKALLARSFCKAVRLILLIACPLYLGMAVVASPLVELLFGRKWLEMAPLVSILAASMPLYALQVLFSPALNAIGLPRLTMRIAAVGATIMPPAFLIGAQFGTTGLACAWAGGIALLTMATIRIAGRAMGLRIADLLHAILPSLCASIPMAALVLALGLTLPAMPVAARLAVLVAMGIAAYGTALAIGYRPLLVELLAMVRGRPIEAASAT; from the coding sequence ATGCCGCATTTCAGCGACGCCGACGCGCAGGACAAGCATTTCGGAACCCGGATAAGGCGCGCGATCGTCTGGCGATCGGGTAGCCAGATCGCCAGCCAGATCGTTTCCTGGGCCAGCACGCTCATCGTCATCCGCCTGCTCGAACCGGCCGATTACGGGCTGTTCGCGATGACCGCGGTTTTCATGAACTTCATGAGTTTCATGAACGGCTATGGCCTTGTCAGCGCGCTGGTGCAGTCGCCGACGCTGGACAACCAACGCCTTCGGCAGGCTTTCGGGCTGATGCTGGTGCTCAACGCCGGCCTGGCCGTCGCCCAGTTCGCGCTGGCGGGCTATGCCGCCGACTATTACGGGCAGCCCATGGTGGCGAACCTGTTGCGGGTGCAGGCGCTCATCTATCTGGCCACCCCCTTCATCGCGCTGCCCGAAGTCCTGATCGGCCGAAGCCTCGATTTCAAGCGGTCGGCCTTCGTCAATATCCTGACGGCCATGATCTCCGCGATCACGGCGCTGGCAGGCGCGCTGTCGGGATGGGGGATATGGACGCTGGTCGTCGCGCCCCTCGTCGGCTTCTGGGTGAAGGGCGTCGGCAATATGGTCGCCACCCGCTTCTTCGTCATCCCTTCCTTCGATTTCCGGGGGACGGGAAGCATGATCGCGTTCGGCGCCTCGCTGCTCGGATCGCAACTGCTCATCATGGTGCAGAGCCAGACCGACATATTGATCGGAGGCCGCCTTCTGTCGGCGCACGACCTGGGCCTCTATGCCGAAGCCCTGTTCCTGACCCAGATTTTCGTGGCCCGCTTCATTCCGCCGCTCAACGACGTGGCCTTTCCCGCCTATGCGCGGATGCAGGCGGACAAGGCGCTGCTGGCACGGTCCTTCTGCAAGGCCGTCAGGCTCATCCTGCTCATCGCCTGCCCGCTTTATCTGGGCATGGCCGTGGTGGCATCGCCCCTGGTCGAGTTGCTGTTCGGGCGGAAGTGGCTGGAAATGGCCCCGCTGGTGTCGATCCTGGCGGCATCGATGCCGCTCTACGCCTTGCAGGTGCTGTTCAGCCCCGCCCTCAACGCCATCGGACTGCCGCGCCTGACGATGCGCATCGCCGCCGTGGGGGCGACGATCATGCCGCCGGCTTTCCTCATCGGCGCGCAGTTCGGGACGACCGGCCTCGCCTGCGCCTGGGCGGGGGGCATCGCCTTGCTCACGATGGCGACGATCCGCATCGCCGGGCGGGCCATGGGATTGCGGATCGCGGACCTGCTGCACGCGATCCTGCCATCCCTATGCGCCTCTATCCCGATGGCGGCTCTCGTGCTGGCGCTGGGCCTGACGCTGCCCGCCATGCCTGTCGCGGCGCGCCTGGCGGTGCTGGTCGCGATGGGGATCGCCGCCTATGGGACGGCCCTTGCCATCGGTTACCGCCCGCTGCTCGTGGAACTGCTGGCCATGGTGCGCGGCCGCCCGATCGAGGCCGCGTCCGCGACCTGA
- a CDS encoding UbiA family prenyltransferase — MLHERPVAAGEAVPLFVDVDGTLTRADISLESFVRIARSGIAAMMAVLLWLIAGRAVAKTMAARRDRIDAARLPYRQDVLDLIGEAKAQGRPVILASASHWRHIRHIADHLDLPGPVIATQGRVNLKGSAKLAAIRARIGPDAPFDYVGDSRADRCLWREARQGWSVGHVPPRSAVERLGGPRPGLIRTLVKAMRPHQWAKNALVLVPVFTSGSFTMPAALLTAMAAALLMSLIASSIYLLNDLLDIDSDRAHRTKWQRPLAHGDLSIPAALAASLALAVMGLAGGWLLGGPSLAFWLLAYMAITTAYSFRLKAVMVGDAIVLASLYTIRIWIGAIAIGVPLSFWLLLFSVFLFLSLAYLKRYIEMRDATEPHRLLRGRGYVGGDLDVVMMSGISAGMVAVLVLALFAHDPATAAHYAVPELLWLLCLPLIYWMNRIWMMARRGEVEGDPVAFAIRDRRSILVGAAMACIFAAALHGPVSAP; from the coding sequence ATGCTGCATGAACGCCCCGTCGCCGCCGGCGAAGCGGTCCCGCTGTTCGTGGACGTGGACGGCACGCTGACGCGCGCGGACATTTCGCTGGAAAGCTTCGTGCGGATCGCGCGATCCGGCATCGCCGCGATGATGGCCGTCCTGCTATGGCTGATCGCGGGGCGCGCCGTCGCCAAGACGATGGCGGCGCGGCGGGACCGGATCGACGCCGCGCGGCTCCCTTACCGGCAGGACGTGCTGGACCTGATCGGGGAAGCGAAGGCCCAGGGCCGTCCCGTCATCCTCGCGAGCGCGAGCCATTGGCGGCATATCCGCCATATCGCCGATCATCTGGACCTGCCGGGCCCGGTCATCGCGACGCAGGGCCGCGTCAACCTGAAGGGCAGCGCCAAGCTCGCGGCGATCCGCGCGCGCATCGGCCCCGACGCGCCGTTCGACTATGTGGGCGACAGCCGCGCCGACCGGTGCCTCTGGCGCGAGGCGCGGCAAGGCTGGTCGGTGGGCCATGTCCCCCCGCGCTCGGCCGTGGAACGGCTCGGCGGCCCGCGACCCGGCCTCATCCGGACGCTGGTCAAGGCGATGCGACCGCATCAATGGGCCAAGAATGCGCTGGTGCTCGTTCCCGTCTTCACATCGGGCAGCTTCACCATGCCGGCCGCGCTGCTGACCGCCATGGCGGCCGCCCTGCTCATGTCGCTGATCGCCTCGTCCATCTATCTGCTCAACGATCTGCTCGATATCGATTCCGACCGCGCGCACCGCACCAAATGGCAACGGCCCCTCGCCCATGGCGACCTCTCCATTCCTGCCGCGCTGGCCGCCTCGCTCGCGCTGGCGGTCATGGGGCTCGCCGGAGGCTGGCTGCTGGGCGGGCCTTCGCTCGCCTTCTGGCTGCTCGCCTATATGGCGATCACCACCGCCTATTCGTTCCGGCTGAAGGCGGTGATGGTCGGCGATGCGATCGTCCTCGCCTCGCTCTACACGATCCGCATCTGGATCGGCGCCATCGCGATCGGCGTGCCCTTGAGCTTCTGGCTGCTCCTGTTTTCGGTCTTCCTGTTCCTGAGCCTCGCCTATCTCAAACGCTATATCGAGATGCGCGACGCCACCGAGCCCCATCGCCTGCTGCGTGGGCGCGGCTATGTGGGCGGCGACCTCGATGTGGTGATGATGTCGGGCATTTCAGCGGGCATGGTCGCCGTGCTGGTGCTGGCGCTCTTCGCCCATGACCCGGCGACCGCCGCGCATTACGCCGTCCCCGAACTGCTGTGGCTGCTGTGCCTGCCGCTCATCTACTGGATGAACCGCATCTGGATGATGGCGCGGCGCGGCGAGGTCGAGGGCGATCCGGTCGCCTTCGCGATCAGGGACCGGCGCAGCATCCTGGTCGGCGCCGCCATGGCCTGCATCTTCGCGGCGGCTCTTCATGGCCCGGTGTCCGCGCCCTGA
- a CDS encoding DMT family transporter yields MTLRLFLLILMSVSLSALAQLALKMGTTAAASARTAGVGGEVGGLVQSPMVLVGLGLYGVGALLWLFVLGRAPLSLAYPFVGMGFILTMLAGALCLGESLSATRIGGTLLIAAGCVLVARSA; encoded by the coding sequence GTGACCCTGCGCCTCTTTCTGCTCATCCTCATGAGCGTCAGCCTGTCGGCGCTGGCGCAGCTGGCGCTCAAGATGGGGACGACCGCCGCCGCCAGCGCGCGGACGGCAGGCGTCGGCGGCGAAGTGGGCGGCCTTGTCCAATCGCCCATGGTGCTGGTCGGCCTTGGCCTCTACGGGGTGGGCGCGCTGCTCTGGCTGTTCGTCCTGGGCCGCGCGCCGCTTTCGCTCGCCTATCCCTTCGTCGGGATGGGCTTCATCCTGACGATGCTGGCCGGGGCCCTGTGCCTCGGCGAGAGCCTGAGCGCGACGCGCATCGGCGGCACGCTGCTCATCGCCGCCGGCTGCGTGCTGGTCGCCCGATCGGCCTGA
- a CDS encoding putative bifunctional diguanylate cyclase/phosphodiesterase: protein MTIWLLGSRLAVPDAIASQLMNGLFASIPIFLGGILNITLVAAVAAMRHPSAAFLGWLSLEILFGAIRLGVLVHGRRAIRSGRTPPRLLAALLSCAWAGSVGFGAFLCLTSSDWVLAAIACLSAAAMVCGICLRNFGTPRLAAIMVLLALLPCAAAGLMTTEPIMPIISLQLPVFFLTIFSASFSLHRMMVSRMTALNDLERSESLNRTILQASPDYTLILDAADMVVFYNQPMTVEADQHALIGRSWLSVLPEEDQTIGRQALEDAKAGRSANLATHHFDASGQKRWTDVIVKQISDGSGRLIVVARDITHQKKSEEQAIWMAQHDALTGLPNRAVLQDRLDAMLDGADHAMTGALLIIDVDNFKSINDMFGHDAGDALLCAFADHLRAAVGADDLVARTGGDEFALILATGSEAEVERTAERIFDRLREPFSHGGRLIDCGASIGASFIPRDGKLRSEIMKAADIALYAAKAGGRTQLRVFEAAMMVEVERHQAMIASARYALQHETVMPHYQPKMSLRTAQAAGFEALLRWRDRDGALQGPGLIMAAFDDPVLSAPLSERMLEKILDDVEHWVRADIPFGHVAINVTAGDFRRGGIVETIPGRLDARAIPPACIQIEVTETVFLSQSADDVKDALRRLSGHGIRIALDDFGTGYASLSHLNQFPVNLLKIDRSFVARIGSDPDAEAISATVINLGHCLGMEVVAEGVETAEQERHLVAMGCDTGQGFLYSRAMPMEEVAPFLTTSRASLPRTGTA, encoded by the coding sequence TTGACGATATGGCTTCTGGGGTCGCGCCTGGCCGTCCCGGACGCCATCGCGTCCCAGTTGATGAACGGCCTGTTCGCGTCGATTCCGATCTTTCTGGGCGGCATATTGAACATCACGCTGGTCGCCGCCGTCGCGGCGATGCGCCATCCGTCGGCCGCGTTCCTGGGATGGCTGTCGCTCGAGATCCTGTTCGGCGCGATTCGGCTGGGCGTGCTGGTCCATGGACGGCGGGCGATCCGGTCGGGACGGACGCCGCCCCGGCTGCTGGCGGCGCTGCTGTCCTGCGCATGGGCCGGGTCGGTGGGTTTCGGCGCCTTCCTCTGCCTCACCAGCAGCGACTGGGTGCTGGCGGCCATCGCCTGCCTGTCGGCCGCGGCCATGGTGTGCGGCATATGCCTGCGCAATTTCGGCACGCCCCGGCTGGCCGCGATCATGGTCTTGCTGGCGCTGCTGCCGTGCGCCGCCGCCGGGCTGATGACCACCGAGCCGATCATGCCGATCATCAGCCTGCAATTGCCGGTCTTCTTCCTGACGATCTTCTCCGCATCCTTTTCGCTGCACCGGATGATGGTGTCGCGGATGACGGCGCTCAACGACCTGGAGCGCAGCGAATCGCTGAACCGGACGATCCTCCAGGCCAGCCCGGACTATACGCTGATCCTCGACGCCGCCGATATGGTGGTCTTCTACAACCAGCCCATGACGGTCGAGGCCGATCAGCACGCGCTGATCGGGCGGTCGTGGCTGAGCGTGCTGCCCGAGGAGGACCAGACCATAGGCCGGCAGGCGCTGGAGGACGCGAAGGCAGGCCGCTCTGCCAATCTGGCGACCCATCATTTCGACGCCAGCGGGCAGAAGCGGTGGACCGACGTCATCGTCAAGCAGATTTCCGACGGATCGGGACGCCTGATCGTGGTGGCGCGGGACATCACCCACCAGAAGAAATCCGAAGAGCAGGCGATCTGGATGGCGCAGCATGACGCGCTGACGGGATTGCCGAACCGGGCGGTGTTGCAGGACCGTCTGGACGCGATGCTCGACGGCGCGGACCATGCGATGACCGGCGCCCTCCTCATCATCGACGTCGACAATTTCAAGTCGATCAACGACATGTTCGGCCATGACGCGGGCGACGCGCTGCTCTGCGCCTTCGCCGATCACCTGCGCGCGGCGGTCGGCGCGGACGACCTGGTGGCGCGGACCGGCGGGGACGAGTTCGCGCTGATCCTGGCCACCGGATCGGAAGCGGAGGTCGAGCGCACGGCGGAGCGGATATTCGACCGGCTGCGCGAACCCTTTTCCCATGGCGGCCGCCTGATCGATTGCGGCGCCAGCATCGGCGCGAGCTTCATTCCGCGGGACGGCAAGCTGCGTTCGGAAATCATGAAGGCCGCCGACATCGCCCTCTATGCCGCGAAGGCCGGGGGCCGGACGCAGCTCCGCGTCTTCGAGGCGGCGATGATGGTCGAGGTCGAACGGCACCAGGCCATGATCGCATCGGCGCGCTATGCCCTTCAGCACGAAACCGTCATGCCCCATTATCAGCCCAAAATGTCGCTCCGCACGGCGCAGGCGGCGGGATTCGAGGCGCTGTTGCGCTGGCGGGACCGGGACGGCGCGTTGCAAGGGCCCGGCCTCATCATGGCGGCGTTCGACGATCCCGTGCTGAGCGCCCCGCTGAGCGAACGGATGCTGGAGAAGATCCTGGACGATGTGGAGCATTGGGTCCGGGCCGACATCCCCTTCGGCCATGTCGCGATCAACGTCACCGCCGGGGATTTCCGCCGGGGCGGCATCGTCGAGACGATCCCGGGGCGGCTGGACGCAAGGGCCATTCCGCCCGCCTGCATCCAGATCGAGGTGACGGAAACCGTCTTCCTGAGCCAGAGCGCGGACGATGTGAAGGACGCGCTGCGACGGCTGAGCGGCCATGGCATCCGCATCGCGCTCGACGATTTCGGGACGGGCTATGCCTCTCTGTCCCACCTGAACCAGTTCCCCGTCAACCTGCTCAAGATCGACCGTTCCTTCGTCGCCCGGATCGGATCGGACCCGGATGCCGAGGCGATTTCCGCGACGGTCATCAACCTGGGCCATTGCCTGGGCATGGAAGTCGTCGCCGAAGGCGTCGAAACGGCCGAGCAGGAAAGGCACCTGGTCGCCATGGGTTGCGACACGGGACAGGGCTTCCTCTATTCCAGGGCCATGCCGATGGAGGAAGTCGCGCCCTTCCTGACGACGAGCCGCGCGTCGCTGCCCAGGACGGGCACGGCCTGA
- a CDS encoding RNB domain-containing ribonuclease, producing the protein MKTIVDASHALGEGLAAIRTEFQVDAAFPPEVLAAAEQAAARAPNPHVDRTAVPFVTLDPAASTDLDQAFWIEPAGHDLLLHYAIADVAWFVEDGGAIDAEAWRRGETLYLPDGRAGLYPPLLSEKAASLLPDGPRPAIILTVRVDPAGAGRLDGAERAVIRSRAKLAYDSVRPSDLPSAFGKLARRVQAAEAQRGAARVDPPEQEVDALPDGRFALSFRPRLRSEADNATLSLVANLAVADMLQAHGTGLFRVMAEPDEKAVQRLRLSAKALGVAWPDALPLPDFERTLIPGDPRQAALMTAIRRAGTGASYAPWRAGEKPWHAAMAATYAHATAPLRRLADRYVLRAVLEIASGRPVPDAVTQAFEALPAVMDRADARAGRIERAVIDLAETVLLGGREGDLFRAVVIEADERGAKVQLRDYPVIARLPGNGMTPGVLVDMRLVAADSTRRTLTFERAKPVAA; encoded by the coding sequence ATGAAGACCATCGTCGACGCCAGCCATGCCCTGGGCGAAGGGCTCGCCGCCATCCGGACCGAATTTCAGGTCGATGCGGCCTTTCCGCCCGAAGTGCTGGCCGCCGCGGAGCAAGCCGCCGCCCGCGCCCCGAACCCCCATGTGGACCGCACCGCCGTGCCCTTCGTCACGCTCGATCCGGCGGCCTCCACCGATCTCGATCAGGCTTTCTGGATCGAACCGGCCGGCCACGACCTGCTGCTCCATTACGCCATCGCCGACGTCGCCTGGTTCGTCGAGGATGGCGGCGCCATCGATGCCGAGGCGTGGCGGCGGGGCGAGACGCTCTATCTGCCCGACGGCAGGGCCGGCCTCTATCCCCCGCTGCTGAGCGAAAAGGCGGCGAGCCTGCTGCCCGACGGCCCCCGTCCCGCCATCATCCTCACCGTCCGCGTCGATCCGGCGGGCGCGGGCCGTCTGGACGGGGCCGAGCGCGCCGTCATCCGCAGCCGCGCCAAGCTCGCCTATGACAGCGTGCGCCCCTCCGACCTGCCGTCCGCCTTCGGGAAACTGGCCCGCCGCGTTCAGGCCGCCGAGGCGCAAAGGGGCGCGGCTCGCGTCGACCCGCCCGAACAGGAAGTCGACGCTCTGCCCGATGGCCGCTTCGCGCTCTCCTTCCGTCCGCGCCTTCGATCCGAAGCCGACAATGCGACCCTGTCGCTCGTCGCGAACCTCGCCGTCGCCGACATGCTTCAGGCGCACGGCACGGGCCTGTTCCGCGTCATGGCGGAGCCGGACGAAAAGGCCGTCCAGCGCCTACGCCTCAGCGCCAAAGCCCTGGGCGTGGCATGGCCCGACGCCCTGCCGCTTCCGGATTTCGAGCGCACCCTGATCCCCGGCGATCCCCGGCAGGCCGCCCTCATGACGGCGATCCGGCGCGCGGGGACCGGCGCATCCTACGCCCCTTGGCGCGCGGGCGAAAAGCCCTGGCATGCCGCGATGGCCGCGACCTACGCCCATGCGACCGCGCCGCTGCGCCGTCTGGCCGACCGCTATGTGCTGCGCGCCGTGCTGGAAATCGCCAGCGGCCGCCCGGTGCCGGATGCCGTCACCCAGGCGTTCGAGGCGCTCCCCGCCGTCATGGACCGCGCCGACGCCCGCGCGGGCCGGATCGAGCGCGCCGTGATCGACCTCGCCGAAACCGTGCTGCTGGGCGGGCGGGAAGGCGATCTGTTCCGCGCCGTCGTCATCGAAGCCGACGAGCGCGGCGCGAAGGTCCAGCTCCGCGACTATCCCGTGATCGCGCGCCTGCCCGGCAACGGCATGACGCCCGGCGTCCTCGTCGACATGCGGCTGGTGGCCGCAGACTCCACCCGCCGCACCCTCACCTTCGAACGCGCCAAGCCGGTGGCGGCATGA
- the egtB gene encoding ergothioneine biosynthesis protein EgtB, with translation MNPAPARSGPAPAGMIERYGAVRGATEALTAPLSPEDCQVQSMPDVSPAKWHLAHSSWFFETFLLQPLLPDHVPFDPAFAILFNSYYVGIGARHPRAERGLLTRPSLDRVHAYRRHVDAAMLRLMQQLPEPRWAALVELGCQHEQQHQELILMDIQHVLSCNPLQPAYRSAPPRSRTVSPPRWRRMPGGLHEIGTAGAGFAFDNEGPRHRVWLEPFDIAEGLVTAGDYLRFIEDRGYRRPELWLSDGWNVVETQGWQAPLYWEQASGRWTRFSLAGRRGIDPAEPVLHVSYYEADAYARWAGCRLPTEAEWEVAACRADLGELYDEAWQWTASPYVAYPGFVPPVGAVGEYNGKFMSNQMVLRGGSFATPPGHARATYRNFFPPAARWAFSGIRLARDQIMD, from the coding sequence ATGAACCCGGCCCCGGCCAGGAGCGGACCGGCGCCCGCCGGGATGATCGAACGCTATGGCGCGGTCCGCGGCGCGACCGAAGCCTTGACCGCCCCGCTTTCCCCCGAGGATTGCCAGGTCCAGTCCATGCCGGACGTCAGCCCGGCGAAATGGCATCTGGCGCATAGCAGCTGGTTCTTCGAGACATTCCTGTTGCAGCCCTTGCTGCCGGACCATGTTCCGTTCGATCCCGCCTTCGCCATATTGTTCAATTCCTATTATGTCGGCATCGGCGCGCGCCATCCGCGCGCGGAGCGGGGCCTCCTCACCCGGCCTTCGCTCGATCGCGTCCATGCCTATCGGCGGCATGTCGACGCCGCGATGCTCCGGCTCATGCAGCAGCTTCCGGAGCCGCGCTGGGCCGCGCTGGTCGAACTGGGCTGCCAGCATGAGCAGCAGCATCAGGAACTCATCCTGATGGACATCCAGCATGTCCTTTCCTGCAATCCGCTGCAACCGGCCTATCGGTCCGCGCCGCCGCGTTCGCGAACGGTCTCTCCGCCCCGATGGCGCCGCATGCCGGGCGGCCTCCATGAGATCGGGACTGCGGGCGCGGGCTTCGCCTTTGATAATGAGGGGCCGCGCCATCGGGTCTGGCTCGAACCGTTCGACATCGCCGAGGGCCTCGTCACCGCTGGTGACTATCTGCGGTTCATCGAGGACCGCGGCTATCGCCGGCCCGAATTGTGGCTTTCGGACGGGTGGAATGTCGTCGAAACCCAGGGCTGGCAGGCGCCCCTCTATTGGGAACAGGCGTCGGGCCGATGGACCCGCTTCTCCCTGGCCGGGCGGCGCGGCATCGATCCCGCCGAACCGGTCCTGCATGTCAGCTATTATGAAGCGGACGCCTATGCGCGCTGGGCGGGATGCCGGTTGCCGACCGAGGCCGAATGGGAGGTGGCGGCCTGCCGCGCCGATCTGGGCGAACTTTATGATGAAGCGTGGCAATGGACGGCCTCGCCCTATGTCGCCTATCCAGGCTTCGTCCCGCCCGTTGGCGCGGTCGGCGAGTATAACGGCAAGTTCATGAGCAATCAGATGGTGCTGCGCGGCGGATCTTTCGCCACCCCGCCGGGACATGCCCGCGCGACTTACCGCAATTTCTTCCCCCCGGCGGCAAGATGGGCCTTCAGCGGCATCAGGCTCGCGCGCGATCAAATTATGGATTGA
- the egtD gene encoding L-histidine N(alpha)-methyltransferase — protein MTQATAEALGDFGRAVRDGLSQARKSIPARYFYDLRGSELFEEITALPEYYPTRTETALLRHHAGDLGRLAGRGRAVIEFGAGSATKTPLLLAATEAATYVPVDISGDFLAQSVAALARSHPGLRIVPVAGDFSRPMDLPALPRPLTGFFPGSTIGNFDPRAAVDLLRSFRETLGEGARLVIGIDTRKNARLLEAAYDDAAGVTAAFNLNLLERINRELDGTIPVDAFEHRAVWNDGQGRVEMHLAATRAVSFSAAGRRFSMHPGETIHSENSYKYSLAEARLLARASGWEPIAFWSDADDMFGLHVWAAAGEGERS, from the coding sequence ATGACCCAAGCAACGGCCGAGGCGCTGGGCGATTTTGGCCGCGCCGTGCGCGATGGATTGAGCCAGGCGCGCAAGTCCATTCCTGCGCGCTATTTCTACGATCTGCGCGGCTCGGAACTGTTCGAGGAGATTACCGCGCTCCCCGAATATTATCCCACGCGTACCGAAACCGCGCTCCTGCGGCACCATGCCGGCGATCTCGGGCGGCTGGCGGGGCGGGGACGCGCGGTCATCGAATTCGGCGCGGGCTCCGCGACCAAGACGCCGCTGCTGCTCGCGGCGACGGAGGCCGCCACTTATGTGCCGGTGGACATTTCCGGTGACTTCCTGGCGCAATCGGTGGCCGCTCTCGCGCGGTCGCATCCGGGGCTTCGCATCGTGCCGGTGGCGGGCGACTTCTCCCGGCCGATGGACCTGCCCGCGCTGCCACGGCCGCTGACGGGCTTCTTCCCCGGCTCCACCATCGGCAATTTCGATCCTCGCGCGGCCGTGGACCTGCTCCGCTCGTTCCGGGAGACGCTGGGCGAAGGGGCGCGGCTGGTGATCGGCATCGACACCCGGAAGAACGCGCGCCTGCTCGAAGCGGCCTATGATGACGCGGCGGGCGTGACGGCGGCGTTCAACCTCAATCTCCTCGAACGGATCAACCGGGAACTGGACGGGACGATACCGGTCGACGCCTTCGAGCATCGCGCCGTCTGGAACGACGGCCAGGGGCGGGTCGAAATGCATCTTGCCGCCACCCGCGCGGTCAGCTTCAGCGCGGCTGGCCGGCGCTTTTCGATGCATCCGGGCGAGACGATCCATAGCGAGAACAGCTATAAATACAGCCTGGCCGAGGCGCGCCTTCTGGCTCGCGCATCGGGTTGGGAGCCCATCGCCTTCTGGAGCGATGCCGACGACATGTTCGGGCTGCATGTGTGGGCCGCGGCCGGCGAAGGGGAACGGTCATGA
- a CDS encoding flavodoxin family protein: protein MPLRAIALNCSLKPSAGEPSSTDRMIGLLVSELEKRHVAFSETIRIADQDVKPGVTSYEGEEDDWPGIRRRILDHDMLIFGTPVWLGQMSSIAKRVLERMDAFLEETDDRGRMPSFSRVALVAVVGNEDGAHGISADAFQALNDTGWTIPAGAVAYWVGEAMGKTDFRDLRQVPEKVAQAAAMAASNAAHLARLLQGEPYPGTGH, encoded by the coding sequence ATGCCGCTTCGCGCGATCGCCCTCAATTGCAGCCTGAAGCCTTCCGCCGGGGAACCGTCCTCGACGGACAGGATGATCGGGCTGCTCGTTTCGGAGCTGGAGAAACGCCATGTCGCCTTCAGCGAAACCATCCGCATCGCCGATCAGGACGTGAAGCCGGGTGTCACGTCCTACGAGGGCGAGGAGGACGATTGGCCCGGCATCCGCCGCCGCATCCTCGACCATGACATGCTGATTTTCGGCACTCCGGTCTGGCTCGGGCAGATGTCGAGCATCGCCAAGCGCGTGCTGGAACGCATGGATGCGTTCCTGGAGGAAACCGACGACCGGGGCCGCATGCCGAGCTTCTCCAGGGTCGCGCTGGTGGCGGTGGTCGGCAATGAAGACGGCGCGCACGGCATCAGCGCCGATGCGTTCCAGGCCCTGAACGATACCGGCTGGACCATCCCCGCCGGCGCCGTCGCCTATTGGGTGGGAGAGGCGATGGGCAAGACCGACTTCCGGGACCTGCGGCAGGTGCCGGAGAAGGTGGCGCAGGCGGCGGCGATGGCGGCGTCCAATGCCGCGCATCTGGCCCGCCTGCTGCAAGGCGAGCCCTATCCCGGCACCGGCCATTGA